The Hordeum vulgare subsp. vulgare chromosome 4H, MorexV3_pseudomolecules_assembly, whole genome shotgun sequence genomic interval CTTTCAAACAACAACATTACTGGCACGGTGCCAAAGGAGCTTGCTGAGTTGCCAGACCTGAAGATGGTCGATCTGTCAAATAACAATCTATATGGGGAGATTCCTGAATTCCGCAAGAATGTGCTGTTGAAACTTGATGGCAACCCAAACATTGGCAAGGATGCCCCTGCGCCTGTGCCAGGTGGTAGCAGCAATGGTACTACGCCCGGGGATGGAAGTGGTGGAAGCAACAAGGGTTCCTCTTCTACCGGCGTCATTGTTGGGTCAGTGATTGGAGCTGTTGCTGTACTAGGCCTTATTGCTGCATTGGGGTTCTATTGCTATAAGAGAAAGCAGAAGCCTTCCGGAAGGGTGCAGAGCCCACATGCTATGGTCATCCATCCCCGGCACTCAGGGTCAGATCCTGACATGGTAAAGATCACAGTTGCTGGGGGAAATGCTAATGGTGGTGTGGCCACAAGCGAGCAATATAGCGAAGCAAGCAGTGCCCCCCGTGATATCCATGTCGTTGAGGCTGGGAATATGGTCATTTCAATTCAAGTACTGCGTAATGTGACCAACAACTTCAGTCAGGAGAACATCCTTGGTCGTGGTGGGTTTGGCACTGTCTACAAGGGTGAGCTCCATGATGGTACAAAAATTGCTGTGAAGCGAATGGAGTCTGGTGTTATGGGCAACAAGGGGTTAAACGAGTTTAAATCAGAGATTTCTGTGCTGACCAAGGTCCGTCATCGGAACCTTGTGTCACTGCTTGGATACTGTCTTGATGGTAATGAGAGGATTCTTGTATATGAGTACATGCCACAGGGTCCAGTGAGCCAACACCTGTTTGAATGGAAAGAACACAATTTGCAGCCGTTGGAATGGAAGAGGCGACTCAGTATTGCGCTTGATGTTGCAAGAGGTGTTGAGTACCTGCACAGCCTTGCGCAGCAAACGTTCATCCACAGAGATTTGAAgccatcaaatatacttcttggtGATGACATGAAGGCCAAGGTGGCAGACTTTGGATTGGTGCGGCTTGCGCCAGCTGATGGGAAGTGTGTATCAGTAGAGACAAGGCTTGCTGGAACTTTTGGATATCTTGCCCCCGAGTATGCAGGTGAGCATCCTGTATATTTTGTGCTTCAATTTTCTGATTCTCTTCTATACTTAAACTATGTCATATCCAAATTAGTATCCGAATAATTtgatatttgtagtgattttTGGACTGccatttagttctgatgatttacTATTTAAACTGCTTTTGATCAATTTAGTTCTATAGGAGTTATTTAGGTGCTTCATAAATTTGAAGATTCAACTAGGTAGAAAATGAGTGTGTATCTGATATATGAGAACTATTGAAAATGTGCTAGCAAAACATGTGTAGTACTGGACAATCAATTCAGTGATCTACTCTGATGAGCTTTATGTCCTTAGTTGCTCCATTTGACCAGAAGTGAGCATCCTATTTTACTTAAACTATGTCATATCTAAATCTATGTCGAGTGAATTGCCTTGCTTACTCAAACTAGAAATATTAGTATGTCACGAAGTAGGTGTGGGCACCAACTTTAACAAAATGTTCATGAGAAGGTTTGTTTCACTAGCTGAGCCtattttgtgccttcaaaataaAGAACTTCCAATAGCCCCagactgtgaatggatcttcatTTTTTTACCTTTAGTTGGTGCAGCAACTTCCTGTCATGAACTATAGTCATTTATTTAAATATATGATGATGTATCATCTTTTTTACTGCATTGTCCCAGTTAGTGATCTTAGTCAAGCTGCATATTTTTAAAGCTTTTGTTCATCAGTTTCATTTCTGCCACTTGCAATACCTGTATAATAACTAAAACCTTACATTTTTTGTGCAGTTACTGGACGTGTGACCACAAAAGCTGATGTCTTCAGCTTTGGTGTCATTTTGATGGAGCTGGTGACGGGGCGCAGGGCGCTTGATGACACACAGCCTGAGGATAGCATGCACTTGGTTACATGGTTCCGTAGAATGCAGCTCAACAATGATACGTTCCAGAAGGCAATCGACGCAACCATCGACCTTGACGAGGAGACCTTAGCCAGCGTTAGCACCGTCGCGCAGCTCGCGGGTCACTGCTGTGCTAGGGAACCACATCAGCGGCCCGACATGGGTCATGCCGTCAACGTGCTCTCCACCCTTTCGGAGGTGTGGAAACCCGCAGACCCGGACTCCGACGACAGTTATGGCATCGACCTGGACATGACGCTGCCCCAGGCGTTGAAGAAATGGCAGGCCTTTGAGGACAGCAGCCACTTCGACGGCGCGACCTCTTCGTTCCTCGCGAGCCTGGATAACACCCAGACCAGCATCCCGACGAGGCCTCCAGGGTTTGCCGATTCCTTCACCTCTGCCGATGGAAGATAGACCGCTATGTCCGAATCTCCGGTCAGATGATCATTCTGTTCATTCATTCCTTTAGCCTCTTCaacccccctccctccctccctgccTTTAAAAATGTTGCTGGATTTGGCCTTGTGGTGGCATGCCATGTTAGCTCTCCTTTGATCATGTATGTATTGATGTGGCCTTTACTCTAGAAATTCCCTGGAAGTCCGCGACTAACTGCCCGGTGCTGCTGCTATTATTGTTAGCTTTGAACCTAAGTAGAAGATTGTTTTAGGGTTTGTTGGCTTGTACTCAACATTGATCTGGTCCATGATTAAATTGATCCCTGCTATCCTCAACTGCTCCACTGGTCTGGTATGGCCCGGTGTGGTCGCTGTTATtcaatcttttttctttctgggaCTCTCATGAGCCAGCCAGACAGCCTTTCTTTCATTTCAGGCCTACCTCCATTATTCGGCAGCTTGGTTCAGCCGTCTCACCTGCCCGTGATTACGGAGCGGATAGACGCTACACCCTGTCTCATCTGCGTTGCCAGGTTGGAACTTGGAAATACACCGGTATACAAAAAATAAACTGATAGGTACTCCAGTGGACCTGAAGCCGTTGGGGCCGCTGACTCAGCAGTGGGCATCCCAGCAGTCTTCTCTTCAGTTGGCCGGCAGCTAATCCGGCATTAGAAAAATAAAGTTGGTCGCCTGATTGCGTGCCCTTAGATTTCAGATCAATCAAATCCCCCATGTTACTGCTGCTGACCTGCGACAGGAGTCCGGACAGCGATGCGCCGCTACTAAATTAACGCCTGCTACAACTAAGATAAGAACAAGGGGCAGAGAGGCCGGCCGATTTTGATGAGACGACGTGACTCGGGTCTGATAGAGCAGTAGTACTATACATACATTGCTTTTCATTCTAATAATAATGCGATCCAGTTTTGCTGACGGCGACGCGGGTGCATGGGCATGGGCATGGCCCTGTGCTGTGCCCCCTGTCCCATCGCATCTGCACGCCGGATTAAAACCTGTAGCTATCAGtttatggccctgtttggatactttagcttagctagaggttagagttagtttctagctcatgactaaccctaaactaactctagtCAAATAGGTGTTTGGATGAAAGGGCTAGATTGACAATAGATGCACTTTATAGAAAGAGAAAGGTGATTTTTTAATGAACCCCataaaaactagctccaattagcatctcttggctagtggaagagagagagaaaaatattttttaatgaaccccatgagaactagctccaattagcacctcttgggtgAGCTAGTTTTTTAGATGGGttagatgcaactagctccaatctAACCCTTGTGTTTGATATTTTAGGACTAGTTTAACCTaaactagctcaaactaactctaGCCAATGAATCCAAACAGGGCTATATTCCGGTGATGGTTGCGGCGGTGCTGGCAGTTGCAAAAGGCATCTTGTTCCTTCTCGCTGTCCACACCACCGTGCGGTTCCAAGCTCACGTCCACCTCAGCGCCTCGCAGTCTAGTCTCCAGGGTGGCACCCGGTCGCTGGGCGCGTCGTCTGCCTCGGCCGCCCGTATCCGCTCACTGGTTCGAAGGGAATTTGGAGGTGGGAAATGAAATTTTTTGCGGTGTCGCGCGGCCGGGCTCGCTGCTCCACGTACGCCAGGGGGGGACACCTGTGACTGCCCGGCTGACCGGTGGCCGGGTCGCTGGCTGGACAGCACAGCACAGCTTGTCGTGTGGGAAAAGCAAGCAAAGCTTCCGTCCCCGGGACCGCGCGGCGTGTCTTTTTGCTGTGCTACGGGGAAAAGGTCCTCCTCGCTCCGGTGACATGGCTGTTATTGTTAACCTGGGTTTGGGCGCACCGAGAAAGGTTAGGTCCTTCTCCGGTTCGTTGGTTGTTAGCTTGCTGTTTAgatgtatttttttatttatttatggaAAGAAGCATTTTAATCCACATTGAAATATGCAAGCTTAAAGCTTTTCAAAGAGGGCGTGCGGGAGCAAAGTTCACTATGCTGCATCTACTCTGTGTTCCACACGCAGGGGTTGGTTTTTTTTCCATGAATTGGCACGAATGAATGCGGCCTTGCGCAGTTCCATCCATGATCAAAACAACTCCAGGACAAACAAGCAGGGCCCTGGTTGCCGTTGGCATGTGATGCTTGCTGCTGTCGCTGGGGCGATTGGCAGTTGAGAGCCAATCAGCCGGGGCTCTGCACCGGATTAATTGGAACCGAGAATCTCACACGTCGTCCGGAACGAGAAAGGCAGGGGGCCGAAGGCACAGCACAAAAGCGGGATGCATGGACGGCGACGTATTACTCCTAGCATGGACGGACGGGCAGGGACAAACAACAGCTCACTTCGCCTGGGAGGGGCGGGCGGGCAGGCGGGCGCGTGAAGCAAGCCAAGCCACCTGTGGGTGTGTGGGGTGTGGGGGCGAGCGACCGGTGCCAACTTCGTGCTGTCGGACCTGCTGCCTGCCTGCGCGTCTCGTTGCGGCGTCCCGTCCTCCGTGCCTGCGTGTGGACCAACAAAGCGGGCCGGggaaaggaggagaggagaggagagcccGCAGAAAGGTCCACACACACATACCGCGTCGCCTCTGTCCTCGCAAAAGTGGCCAAATATTTTGCTAGAGCAATTCAGGTTTTTGGTTCCCTCTTTTCTTTACCGCAGGTGCAAAATTTTACTGACAAGTAAAGATGAAGTGTAACATAATAAAACATGAAAAGGGTAACGAAGCGAGCACCGTAGGAAATTGTGGGCTATAAGAGCAACTCCGTGCGACCTAAGGTTTTATCTATTTGAGTCGGTTCCGTACACATCCATCTTCGGTTTTTATAATTAGGTCGACGCTTGTGCCTAACACGGACATGACCTATTTTTaggcggcaaaaataaaaacacaataaATATTTTGAGAATATAAAAAACGTGAATTAAACATTAATGCCGGCCTCAAAGGCCGGCGGTAGTCCAACCCGTCCATATTACATTGAATAAACTTTAAGTACAATAAAACCGAGGAGGCGCGTTGTACtaggcgtcctcctcctcgtcgtcgctcgGGCCGGTGAGGTCGGCGAGCGTGAGTGTCGGGCCAGCCCAGGGGAATGTTGTCTCCCAGGCGGCAGCGACGTCATTGCCGGTGGTTGCACCGACGCTGACTGGGCAGCACGACGCTCCTTCTCCTCAGCTTTGGCCTCGTGCTCCAGCCGCTCGGCCTTTGCGCGCTCCTCcgtgagccgccgccgccgctggtgCTTTTGGTAGTCTGCCTCCTGCTCCGGCGTCGCACCGAACCAGACTGGTGGCGCGCTGACCCACTCGGGCACCACCACGTTCCACACATACTGCTCGGGCTTGAGGGCTAGCGGCCCTGGCTCGACATTTGCGGTGACGACGGGGCCAGTGACGGCACGACACCGTCGCCAGTAGCGGAGAGCGTCATGGCATGTGCCATCTGCGCGTGGtaagccaccgcctcctcctccttcttgtggcGCGCTTCCTCCTCGCTTGCATGCAGGACGACTGCCTGTGCATTCTGGTATGCGGCCTCCATCTCCTGGCCCTCTTCGCGGCGACGGCGGTCCAACAACCACGTCTCGGACGCCACGCCGATGTTCCTTCTCGTGCTCCCACGCAAACCAGGACTCACATTCGGGGAGTCTGCGGCGTACACGGGGTTGCGCCGCTACTCTAGCGTCACCTGCTACCACAGACGCCTCACCTCCTCCGCATGTGCCCACATTGATCGCGACACCGTTGGCACTGAGATCCTCTCTAGATCAAAATGCGAGTTGTGCGGCAACGTGACATTTGGATAGGGGAGGACGATGCGGTGCTCCTAGTCCCACCTTGATTGGTGCACTCGTACGTTGATCCGCTGCCGAGGCCGACGGAAAGACATCAGCGAGGGGTGCGCGCGGACAGCGACGGTGCGGGACTTGCCCTTATCTTTGCCAGAGCTCAAGCCGGAGAAGAAACCCATGAGGGTGGCTATGGTTTGTtgtcggcggggaggaggggcgggggcaGTGGGTGGCTATATGGGGACGACTTCTGCAAGAGGATGAGGCCGACCCCCCAGCATGCTCGGATTAAAAAAGAACGCTCATGGTCGCTGACACGTTGGCTCGCGGTGGGCGGTCTTCGCTAATAAAGACGTCGACCGGGCGCCACATGCGGACGGGCGCGGACATGAGAGGGTGTGCGCCGTTTCCGCGCTGGCGCATTTAAATCCTAAATTTGGGCCTAAAATGGATCCGCGTGGACGGGGAGCTGACATGTTTTGGgaatgggtcggcgcgttgggcctCCACTTTTGTCTGCTGTGACCCAAACGGACCGTGGCACGCGAAATGGGTCGTTCGGTTGGAGTTtccctaagagcatctacaacccggACCCGTCATATCCGTCTCAAATGCCCCAGGCAGGCCGTCCGGTCACTCACTAGTCACGAAATGTTGACCCAACTAGATGCCTCAGACAGGCCTCAAACGTTTGGACTAGCCGACACCCTATATCCAGcacaaatatggggcggatatgggggCGCTCGGGCAAGCCCGCCATGTCGGATTGGCCCGCGCTGGCCCGCATCGATCCAACATATATTCGTCCCATTCGCTCACCGGACCAAATAATAGCCACTTCACTCCACTCTCATCCGTCATCCAAGCTCACCTCCGACGATCTCCGGCCTTCTCCGCCATGGAGGGCAGCGAATCTGAGTCCGACTGTCCGGATCCGTCAATTGGGGTGTCATACCGTGCAAGTTGGAGGAGGCAACGGCTGTATGCATTGCACCCCACCGCTCCCGCGAGCACAGCGCCCGGTTGACGTCAGGATTTGTCCGATGACTCCATCGCCTCGGCTCAACGGACGCTCGGGTCCTTCGGGGCTGGACCATCGCGGTCCCGGCGGCTTGAAAATCTCTCCCTCCCCATCACCGGTTCGGCACAGTGTGAGTCCCACCGGAAACGAGTTGTCTGCCATGGGAAGGAGAGGATAATGGTCGCCGAGGCCCGTATCGCGGAGGAAATGGCGGCAGCGCGGGCGTCTACAGAGGATAAAGCCATTCGCGCATGCATTTTGAAGAAACAACGACGGAGGAAAATGCGTGCCTTTGCTCGAGAGCATAATCGAGCGGCCCGTGAAATGGTCGGACTGCCACCGAAAACCATTGTTCTTGCACATTGTGGAGGGAGTGGAGGCACACGATGACTACTTCAATCTCATAAGGGATTGTTGCGGTCAACTCTCTTTCTCTACCGAGAAGAAGTGCACGACTgctatgaggatgcttgcacTTATTACTGCGGCTGATGCCGTTGGTGACATGGTCACGATGGGGGAGAGCACATGCCTGAAAACTACTGTCAAGTTTGCCCGTGCTTTGGTGGAGG includes:
- the LOC123447520 gene encoding receptor protein kinase TMK1; this encodes MQSPAASTARRRSAGAVLALAVLLAAVGVAASAAQDAEAMRAVAKALGADKLAGWGAGEPCSPRWPGVTCDSGGRVTAIQLRDKRLTGTLAPEVRNLTALTRLELFANSLSGPLPSLAGLDSLQYLNIHDNGFTSIPADFFKGLTALKEVYLDNNPFAPWPFPADLGDCVSLTNFSANSVNITGALPDFFGSMPSLQQLNLAFNSLSGPVPPSLAGALSLDVLWLNGQKGTSRLNGSISFVANMTMLTQLWLHSNDFTGPLPDFSGLSSLSDLNLRDNQFTGPVPASLVNLKSLKNVSLGNNLLQGPSPNFTSAVTVNKSGKNQFCLPDGSPCDPRVDLLLEVAAGFMYPAKLAAAWGGNDPCRYQLGVGCDNGNITLLNFPKLGLTGTVSPSIGKIATLVTLILSNNNITGTVPKELAELPDLKMVDLSNNNLYGEIPEFRKNVLLKLDGNPNIGKDAPAPVPGGSSNGTTPGDGSGGSNKGSSSTGVIVGSVIGAVAVLGLIAALGFYCYKRKQKPSGRVQSPHAMVIHPRHSGSDPDMVKITVAGGNANGGVATSEQYSEASSAPRDIHVVEAGNMVISIQVLRNVTNNFSQENILGRGGFGTVYKGELHDGTKIAVKRMESGVMGNKGLNEFKSEISVLTKVRHRNLVSLLGYCLDGNERILVYEYMPQGPVSQHLFEWKEHNLQPLEWKRRLSIALDVARGVEYLHSLAQQTFIHRDLKPSNILLGDDMKAKVADFGLVRLAPADGKCVSVETRLAGTFGYLAPEYAVTGRVTTKADVFSFGVILMELVTGRRALDDTQPEDSMHLVTWFRRMQLNNDTFQKAIDATIDLDEETLASVSTVAQLAGHCCAREPHQRPDMGHAVNVLSTLSEVWKPADPDSDDSYGIDLDMTLPQALKKWQAFEDSSHFDGATSSFLASLDNTQTSIPTRPPGFADSFTSADGR